A window of Cryptomeria japonica chromosome 3, Sugi_1.0, whole genome shotgun sequence contains these coding sequences:
- the LOC131036779 gene encoding tRNA-specific adenosine deaminase TAD2, with translation MDKTAYMEAAMEEARRALSQLEVPVGCVIVENGQVIARGSNATNHTRNATRHAEMEAIDNLLHLCQSAHLTQQQVAQRFAACELYVTCEPCIMCAAALSLLGITRVFYGCANDRFGGCGSVMEVHKHGSGPCGNNQAEEKGRGFTCVGGLMADEAVHLFRSFYEKGNPNAPRPHRPLS, from the coding sequence ATGGATAAGACGGCATATATGGAGGCGGCGATGGAGGAAGCGAGGCGGGCTCTTTCCCAACTGGAAGTTCCCGTGGGGtgtgtgattgttgaaaatggtcAGGTCATTGCGCGAGGGAGCAACGCCACCAATCATACCAGAAATGCAACGAGGCACGCCGAGATGGAAGCCATTGATAATCTTCTTCATCTCTGCCAATCTGCTCATCTCACGCAACAGCAAGTCGCTCAGCGATTCGCAGCATGTGAGCTCTATGTAACCTGCGAGCCCTGCATCATGTGTGCTGCTGCACTCTCTCTCCTTGGGATCACACGTGTTTTCTATGGTTGTGCAAATGACAGGTTTGGGGGATGTGGGTCTGTCATGGAAGTGCACAAGCATGGCTCTGGCCCTTGCGGGAACAATCAAGCTGAGGAGAAGGGGAGAGGGTTTACTTGTGTTGGGGGATTAATGGCCGATGAGGCAGTTCATCTATTTAGGAGTTTCTATGAGAAGGGGAACCCTAATGCTCCAAGGCCTCACAGGCCTCTCAGTTGA